In the Gossypium raimondii isolate GPD5lz chromosome 9, ASM2569854v1, whole genome shotgun sequence genome, one interval contains:
- the LOC105799547 gene encoding late embryogenesis abundant protein D-113, whose amino-acid sequence MQSMKDAAASAKAGMEKAKASMQEKVDQMKTRDPNEKEMARERKEERQEDAELRKQEARHHNATAGHAGGGGIGGTGYTTAGYNRGDTGGYGGTGGHDNRGYPTAGSGYDTGRQDDLSSVGFGGDTGGAYGTTGNQDFPSAAPNNAGTRRSTRGGTQDDPYYRSY is encoded by the exons ATGCAGTCAATGAAGGATGCTGCTGCCTCTGCTAAGGCCGGCATGGAGAAGGCCAAGGCCTCCATGCAGGAAAAG GTGGACCAAATGAAGACAAGGGACCCTAATGAGAAAGAGATGGCGAGGGAAAGGAAAGAAGAGAGACAAGAAGATGCAGAGCTGAGGAAACAAGAGGCCCGCCATCATAACGCCACGGCTGGCCATGCTGGTGGTGGTGGTATTGGTGGTACTGGCTACACCACAGCTGGGTACAACAGAGGGGATACTGGTGGCTATGGCGGTACCGGTGGACATGACAACCGTGGGTACCCCACCGCAGGTAGTGGGTATGATACAGGCAGGCAAGATGACCTCAGCAGTGTGGGGTTTGGCGGAGATACAGGGGGTGCTTACGGTACAACGGGAAACCAAGACTTCCCAAGTGCGGCGCCTAACAATGCTGGGACTAGAAGGAGCACCCGCGGAGGTACCCAGGATGATCCTTATTATCGATCCTATTAA